One stretch of Dokdonia sp. Hel_I_53 DNA includes these proteins:
- a CDS encoding N-acetyltransferase, giving the protein MEVMTAVELTDNEFLRQFEATFEGKMAKMEYSLQDRKIFLTKISMPEGTEDHMNDFIIAVFNEVKDREINLVPTSPEIAKFMRSNRRKYKKLLPVGINI; this is encoded by the coding sequence ATGGAAGTGATGACAGCAGTTGAATTGACAGATAATGAATTTTTAAGACAATTTGAGGCCACCTTTGAAGGAAAGATGGCAAAAATGGAATACTCACTCCAAGACCGTAAAATCTTTCTGACTAAAATCTCAATGCCAGAAGGTACTGAAGATCATATGAATGATTTTATAATAGCAGTTTTCAATGAGGTAAAAGACAGAGAAATCAATCTCGTACCTACAAGTCCAGAGATAGCGAAATTTATGAGATCTAATAGACGTAAATACAAGAAATTACTTCCTGTGGGAATCAATATATAA
- a CDS encoding alpha/beta hydrolase, which translates to MTENQVSYIHTNTYNTLNTLTAKTKNVWLTLHGMGYLSKYFIKYFEHLDPITNYIVAPQAPSKYYQDKKFKYIGASWLTKENRALEIENVFNYLDQVWKKESSKWSNREVKIILMGYSQGVSLITRWIASRKISCHTLLLHSGAIPEELSKDDFNFLSPLTTVTYLYGNKDEYITEAIKTEQQLLGSNLFEGRLGVKMFEGKHEVNTQFLKQISDNTF; encoded by the coding sequence ATGACAGAAAACCAAGTATCATATATTCATACAAATACCTATAACACGCTTAACACCCTTACAGCCAAAACAAAAAATGTTTGGCTAACGCTTCACGGTATGGGCTATTTAAGCAAATACTTTATAAAATACTTTGAACATTTAGACCCTATTACAAACTATATTGTTGCGCCACAAGCTCCTAGCAAATACTATCAAGATAAAAAATTTAAATACATAGGTGCCAGCTGGCTTACTAAAGAAAACAGAGCTTTAGAAATTGAAAATGTTTTCAATTATTTAGATCAGGTATGGAAAAAAGAATCGAGTAAGTGGAGTAACAGAGAAGTAAAAATTATTTTAATGGGATACTCTCAAGGAGTTTCTCTTATTACACGATGGATTGCAAGCAGAAAAATTTCATGTCACACTCTTTTGTTACATTCTGGTGCTATTCCAGAAGAACTCTCTAAAGACGATTTTAATTTTCTTTCTCCATTGACAACAGTCACGTATTTGTACGGAAATAAGGATGAGTATATAACTGAAGCCATAAAGACGGAACAGCAATTATTAGGAAGTAATTTATTTGAAGGTCGCCTTGGGGTTAAAATGTTCGAAGGTAAACATGAGGTTAACACTCAATTTTTAAAACAGATATCAGACAATACTTTTTAG
- a CDS encoding aminotransferase class I/II-fold pyridoxal phosphate-dependent enzyme has protein sequence MKDLFDKIYKDKGPLGKWASVAEGYFVFPKLEGPISNRMRFQGKEVITWSVNDYLGLANMPEVRAVDAQAAADYGAAYPMGARMMSGHTALHEQLQNECAEFVQKEAAYLLNFGYQGIMSTIDALVGKDDIIVYDVDTHACIIDGVRLHMGKRFTYKHNDMESIEKNLERATKMAEQTGGGILVISEGVFGMRGEQGRLKEIVALKKKFNFRLLVDDAHGFGTLGKTGAGAGEEQGVQDEIDVYFATFAKSMASTGAFIAGDQEIIDYLKYNLRSQMFAKSLQMQLVVGALKRLDMLRTMPELREKLWENVNALQGGLKERGFDIGTTQSCVTPVYLKGSVPEAMALVKDLRENHGVFCSIVVYPVIPKGLILLRMIPTASHTLTDVSETLDAFEAIRERLDNGTYKRLSAAVSAQFE, from the coding sequence ATGAAAGATTTATTTGACAAAATTTATAAGGATAAAGGGCCTTTAGGGAAATGGGCTTCAGTTGCAGAAGGATATTTTGTTTTTCCCAAGCTCGAAGGGCCTATCTCTAATAGGATGCGTTTTCAAGGAAAAGAAGTGATCACTTGGAGTGTAAATGACTATTTAGGGTTAGCTAATATGCCTGAAGTTCGCGCAGTAGATGCGCAAGCTGCTGCAGATTATGGTGCTGCTTATCCTATGGGAGCTAGAATGATGTCTGGTCATACAGCATTGCATGAGCAGTTACAAAATGAGTGTGCTGAATTTGTTCAAAAAGAAGCTGCTTACCTTTTAAATTTTGGATATCAAGGGATTATGTCCACCATAGATGCATTAGTAGGAAAAGATGATATTATTGTGTATGATGTAGATACCCATGCCTGCATCATAGATGGTGTTCGTTTACATATGGGAAAACGATTTACCTACAAGCACAACGATATGGAAAGTATCGAGAAAAACCTAGAGCGTGCTACAAAAATGGCAGAGCAAACAGGAGGAGGCATCTTAGTTATTTCTGAAGGTGTTTTTGGAATGAGAGGTGAACAAGGAAGACTGAAAGAAATTGTTGCGCTTAAAAAGAAGTTTAACTTTAGGTTACTTGTAGATGATGCTCACGGTTTTGGAACGCTTGGAAAAACAGGAGCAGGAGCAGGAGAAGAGCAAGGAGTTCAAGATGAGATTGATGTATATTTTGCAACCTTTGCAAAGTCTATGGCATCTACAGGAGCATTTATTGCTGGTGATCAAGAAATTATTGATTATTTAAAATATAATTTACGTTCTCAAATGTTTGCAAAATCTTTGCAAATGCAATTGGTTGTTGGAGCGCTTAAGCGTCTAGACATGCTTCGTACAATGCCAGAATTACGTGAAAAATTATGGGAGAATGTGAATGCACTCCAAGGTGGACTAAAGGAAAGAGGTTTTGATATTGGAACCACACAATCTTGCGTAACTCCAGTATATTTGAAAGGTAGTGTTCCAGAAGCAATGGCTCTTGTAAAAGACCTTCGTGAAAACCACGGAGTTTTCTGTTCGATTGTTGTGTACCCTGTAATTCCAAAAGGACTAATCTTGCTGAGAATGATTCCTACAGCGTCACATACTCTTACAGATGTGTCAGAAACATTGGATGCTTTTGAAGCTATTCGTGAGCGATTAGATAATGGTACTTACAAAAGATTATCTGCAGCTGTATCTGCTCAATTTGAATAA
- a CDS encoding PLP-dependent cysteine synthase family protein, which yields MNRDLNVYDNVLQLVGNTPLIKLNKITNNFEGSYFAKVEAFNPGHSSKDRIALHIIEEAERTGILKPGDTIIETTSGNTGFSIAMVSVIKGYDCILAVSSKSSPDKIDALKAMGAKVYVCPAHVSADDPRSYYSVAKRLHEEMKGSVYINQYFNELNIDAHFNTTGPEIWEQTEGKITHLIACSGTGGTISGVARFLKEKNKDIKIVGIDAYGSVLQKYHQTREFDSSEIYPYRIEGLGKNLIPSATDFDAIDHFEKVTDEESAHSAREIAVSEGLFVGYTSGAAIQGLKQLEAQGEFTKNSCVVVVFPDHGSRYMSKVFSDKWMHEQGFFDSQNEEAVATIEYIK from the coding sequence ATGAATAGAGATCTAAACGTGTATGATAATGTGTTGCAATTAGTTGGTAACACTCCACTCATCAAGTTAAATAAGATTACAAACAACTTTGAAGGAAGTTATTTTGCAAAGGTAGAAGCCTTTAACCCAGGACATTCTTCAAAAGACCGTATAGCCCTTCATATTATTGAGGAAGCAGAGCGTACTGGTATTTTAAAACCGGGAGATACTATAATAGAAACTACATCAGGAAATACAGGATTTAGTATTGCGATGGTGAGTGTTATTAAGGGGTACGACTGTATACTGGCGGTAAGTTCAAAATCTTCACCAGATAAAATTGATGCCCTCAAAGCAATGGGAGCAAAAGTTTATGTCTGTCCAGCCCACGTAAGTGCAGATGATCCTAGATCTTATTACAGTGTTGCAAAGCGCCTTCATGAAGAAATGAAGGGCTCTGTATACATTAATCAATATTTTAATGAGCTCAATATTGATGCACATTTCAACACAACAGGGCCAGAAATTTGGGAACAAACAGAAGGTAAAATTACGCACCTTATAGCTTGTAGTGGTACTGGAGGTACGATCTCTGGGGTAGCTCGATTTTTGAAAGAAAAAAATAAGGATATTAAAATAGTTGGGATCGACGCATATGGTTCTGTTCTGCAAAAATACCATCAGACTAGAGAGTTTGACTCTTCTGAAATTTATCCCTACCGAATTGAAGGATTGGGTAAAAATCTAATTCCATCGGCAACAGATTTTGATGCGATAGATCATTTTGAAAAAGTAACTGATGAAGAAAGTGCACATAGTGCGCGAGAGATTGCAGTTTCTGAAGGTTTATTTGTAGGATACACAAGTGGAGCAGCTATACAAGGGCTTAAGCAACTTGAGGCTCAAGGAGAGTTTACTAAAAATAGTTGTGTTGTTGTTGTATTTCCAGATCATGGAAGTAGGTACATGAGTAAAGTTTTTTCTGATAAGTGGATGCATGAGCAAGGCTTTTTTGATAGTCAAAATGAAGAAGCTGTTGCTACCATAGAGTACATTAAATAA
- a CDS encoding S9 family peptidase: MSKKNQAPVAIKRPVNLEMHGDTRVDDYFWMRERDHPEVIDYLEKENEYYIQMTAHTKDFQKSLFEEMKGRIKEEDASVPYKNNGYWYYRRFETGKDYPFYCRKKGTLDSKEIIVFDNNEMAKDHAYFSQAGYAVSEDNTVAAFGVDTVSRRQYTIKFKNLITGEIYPEEIKNTTGGAVWANDNKTVYYSRKDEETLRSNQIFKHTLGTDPSLDILVFQENDETFYTYVYKTKSKKYIVIGSDSTLTSEFRFAPAISGTSDFKIFQERVRGMEYTISHYDDFFYIQTNKDKAYNFKLMKTPESTTTMSHWVDVIPHREDVLLEDVEIFRDFLVVSERSNGLNKINIKSWDHQIDYYLPFDNETYDAYPTTNIDFNTSILRYAYNALNTPSSVIEFDMVSKEKKILKEQEILGGTFDKINYTMERIWATAQDGVKIPVSLVYHKDTKKDGNAPLLQYAYGSYGSTTDASFSSIRLSLLDRGFIYAIAHVRGGEYLGRKWYEEGKLLKKKNTFTDFIDVSKLLIDQNYTSANHLYAYGGSAGGLLMGAIINMAPELYNGVIVAVPFVDVVTTMLDDTIPLTTGEYDEWGNPNEKKYYDYMKSYSPYDNAFAKAYPHIFVTTGYHDSQVQYWEPAKWVAKLRDINTGEKNIFFHINMDAGHGGASGRFEALKEVAQDYTFLLDLEGIEK; the protein is encoded by the coding sequence TTGAGTAAAAAAAATCAAGCACCCGTAGCAATTAAAAGGCCTGTTAACCTAGAAATGCATGGAGATACTCGAGTAGATGATTATTTCTGGATGAGAGAAAGAGATCACCCAGAGGTGATAGATTATTTAGAGAAAGAAAATGAGTATTACATTCAAATGACAGCTCACACGAAGGATTTTCAAAAGTCACTGTTTGAAGAAATGAAAGGTCGTATTAAAGAGGAGGATGCCTCAGTCCCTTATAAAAATAATGGATACTGGTACTATCGCCGTTTTGAAACCGGTAAAGATTATCCTTTTTATTGTCGTAAAAAGGGCACTTTAGATAGTAAAGAAATTATTGTTTTTGATAACAACGAGATGGCAAAAGATCATGCTTATTTTAGCCAGGCCGGTTATGCTGTTTCAGAAGATAATACCGTGGCTGCATTTGGAGTTGATACTGTGAGTCGACGTCAGTACACTATAAAGTTCAAAAATCTAATCACGGGAGAAATCTATCCAGAAGAAATAAAAAATACTACAGGTGGTGCTGTATGGGCAAATGATAATAAAACAGTTTATTACTCCCGTAAAGATGAAGAAACATTACGATCAAACCAAATCTTTAAGCACACCCTAGGAACAGACCCATCTTTAGATATTCTTGTCTTTCAAGAAAATGATGAAACATTTTATACGTATGTGTATAAAACAAAATCAAAAAAATATATAGTGATAGGGTCTGATAGTACTCTCACTAGCGAATTTAGATTTGCGCCTGCTATATCAGGAACCTCAGATTTTAAAATTTTTCAAGAACGTGTACGTGGTATGGAATATACTATATCTCACTATGATGATTTTTTTTATATACAAACCAATAAAGACAAGGCCTACAATTTTAAATTGATGAAAACCCCAGAGTCAACAACAACAATGTCTCATTGGGTAGATGTAATACCACACAGGGAAGATGTTTTACTGGAGGATGTAGAGATTTTTAGAGATTTTCTCGTTGTAAGTGAGCGTAGCAACGGCCTTAATAAAATAAATATAAAAAGTTGGGATCATCAAATAGATTATTACTTACCATTTGATAATGAAACCTATGACGCATATCCTACCACAAACATAGATTTTAATACTTCGATTCTTAGGTATGCATATAATGCGCTCAATACACCAAGCTCTGTTATCGAATTTGACATGGTTAGTAAAGAGAAAAAAATTCTCAAGGAACAGGAAATTTTAGGGGGGACTTTTGATAAAATTAATTATACTATGGAACGTATTTGGGCCACAGCCCAAGATGGAGTTAAGATTCCCGTTTCTTTAGTTTATCATAAAGACACAAAAAAAGACGGCAACGCTCCATTACTTCAATATGCATATGGAAGCTATGGGAGCACTACAGATGCTTCTTTTTCAAGTATACGATTGTCGCTTTTAGATAGAGGTTTTATTTATGCCATTGCACATGTACGTGGGGGAGAGTACTTAGGGCGTAAGTGGTATGAAGAGGGTAAATTACTCAAAAAGAAGAATACCTTTACAGACTTTATTGATGTATCAAAGCTGCTTATTGATCAAAATTACACTTCTGCAAATCATTTGTACGCCTACGGAGGTTCAGCAGGGGGGTTATTAATGGGGGCAATTATTAATATGGCACCAGAACTTTATAATGGTGTGATTGTAGCGGTGCCTTTTGTAGATGTAGTGACCACCATGCTTGATGATACCATACCGCTCACTACTGGAGAATATGACGAGTGGGGAAATCCTAACGAGAAGAAGTATTATGATTATATGAAAAGTTATAGCCCTTATGATAACGCTTTCGCGAAAGCGTACCCGCATATATTTGTTACAACGGGTTATCATGATAGTCAGGTGCAATATTGGGAACCAGCAAAATGGGTTGCAAAACTAAGAGATATAAATACTGGAGAGAAGAATATTTTCTTTCATATTAATATGGATGCTGGTCATGGCGGTGCATCTGGGCGATTTGAAGCGCTCAAAGAAGTTGCACAAGACTATACATTTTTGTTAGATTTAGAAGGTATTGAAAAATAA
- a CDS encoding YbaB/EbfC family nucleoid-associated protein, protein MFGDMMGLMGKLQEAKAKAEETKERLKTVYVNEKSSDQLLEVTAVANGRIKEILINDSLLEDKDQLEDYLILTINKALEKAQNIHDTEMAAVAKEGMPNIPGMDMFK, encoded by the coding sequence ATGTTTGGAGATATGATGGGCTTAATGGGGAAACTACAAGAAGCTAAAGCTAAAGCAGAAGAAACAAAAGAAAGACTTAAGACAGTTTATGTAAACGAAAAGTCATCAGACCAATTACTTGAGGTTACTGCTGTAGCAAATGGTAGAATAAAAGAAATCCTGATAAATGATTCTCTATTGGAAGATAAGGATCAACTTGAGGATTATTTGATTTTAACTATTAATAAAGCACTAGAGAAAGCTCAGAATATACATGATACAGAAATGGCGGCTGTAGCAAAGGAAGGAATGCCAAATATCCCTGGTATGGATATGTTTAAATAA
- a CDS encoding threonine aldolase family protein: protein MKIDLRSDTLTKPTNEMLSFMMKAEVGDDVYKEDPTVNMLEEKLASMFGMDSALYFPTGSMANQAAIKMHTQPGEQLIADKYAHVYNYEGGGVSFNSGVSCKLIDGHRGMITAPQVEAAINPPDFYHSPLTSLVCLENTTNKGGGACYDLEEIKKIKQVCNTHGLGLHLDGARLWNAIVATDSKATDFGELFDTISVCLSKGLGAPMGSVLIGKKPLMDKAMRVRKVLGGGMRQMGYMAAAGLYALEHHIDRMAIDHKRAQELGALLANTDFVSNVEPMDTNILIFNLKKEVDQNVFTSQLLSNDIYISDMGQGKLRIVTHYDYSQDAHDYLMNFLKNLKVE, encoded by the coding sequence ATGAAAATAGATTTACGCTCAGATACACTAACCAAGCCCACAAATGAAATGCTCTCATTTATGATGAAAGCAGAAGTGGGGGATGATGTTTACAAAGAAGACCCTACTGTGAATATGCTTGAGGAAAAACTCGCAAGTATGTTTGGTATGGATAGCGCCTTATACTTTCCCACAGGAAGTATGGCCAATCAAGCAGCAATTAAAATGCATACGCAACCTGGAGAGCAGCTTATTGCAGATAAGTATGCACACGTTTATAATTATGAAGGAGGTGGCGTTTCCTTTAATAGTGGCGTTTCTTGTAAGCTAATTGATGGTCATCGCGGAATGATTACTGCCCCACAGGTAGAAGCAGCTATTAATCCGCCAGATTTTTATCACAGTCCTCTCACGAGTTTGGTCTGTTTAGAAAACACAACCAATAAAGGAGGTGGGGCATGTTATGACCTTGAGGAAATAAAAAAGATCAAACAAGTTTGTAATACACATGGTCTTGGACTGCATCTAGATGGAGCTCGCTTATGGAATGCTATTGTTGCTACAGATAGTAAGGCTACAGACTTTGGCGAATTATTTGACACCATATCTGTATGTTTATCTAAAGGTCTGGGGGCTCCTATGGGTTCTGTACTTATCGGAAAAAAACCGTTAATGGATAAAGCTATGCGTGTGCGCAAAGTTTTAGGTGGTGGTATGCGCCAGATGGGATACATGGCGGCGGCAGGATTATATGCTTTAGAACATCACATCGATCGCATGGCAATAGATCATAAAAGGGCTCAAGAACTGGGAGCACTATTGGCTAACACTGATTTTGTCTCTAATGTAGAGCCTATGGACACCAATATTTTGATATTTAACCTTAAAAAGGAGGTAGATCAAAATGTCTTTACTTCACAATTATTAAGTAACGATATATACATAAGTGATATGGGTCAAGGGAAGTTGAGAATTGTCACTCACTATGATTATTCTCAAGATGCTCATGATTACTTAATGAACTTCTTAAAGAATTTAAAAGTTGAATAA
- a CDS encoding zinc-dependent metalloprotease produces the protein MKKYITLAVILFTASTAIAQFLESKKNLLTETGFFTTHYDQSEDKLYLEVDKLDTEFIFVHSLRTGLGSNDIGLDRGQLGGTAIVKFQKVGNKLLLTQPNQNYRAITDNELEKKSIEEAFARSVLFGFPIKETSKGVYLIDFTPFLMEDTHGVASRLKRLKEGNYKIDKTRSALFLERTKSFPENTEFESLLTFKGEATGRNIRTVAPESSAISIIQHYSFVALPDDNFSPRTFDPRAGSIATTFLDYATPIQDPIVKRFANRHRLEKLDPEAELSEVVAPIIYYLDRGTPEPVRSALIEGASWWNEAFEAAGFKNAFQVKMLPPDADPMDVRYNVIQWVHRSTRGWSYGASVTDPRTGEIIKGHVSLGSLRIRQDFLIAQALMNKPFKNADDNYQPMLDMALARIRQLSAHEVGHTLGFAHNFASSTNGRASVMDYPHPSLSWSGDQIDFSDAYATGIGVWDKVTVQYSYGIPKRNVAEEKYRSNILLKAESEGLRYITDSDARAQDGAHYKAHLWDNGSNPAEELDQLLKLRSKAIANFSIENIRTGETLSTLEDVFVPLYFYHRYQTEAAVKMIGGMNYNYTVKGDPNLEATVILSNKEQRKALASVLKTVTSEHLAIPKSKLALFPPRAYGYGRTRESFKSNLGVAFDPLGAAATASDMTLGLLLNPQRANRMVYQKSIDQNQMGLNTMLSQLVKETLFAKQKDTYKEEIQRSINFNVVKHLKNLAISPISIPQTKAYARAQLKTLRATLSKSVKDPHHSFLIDEIDAFMKSPEKFKIIPSPKIPDGSPIGCME, from the coding sequence ATGAAAAAATACATCACTCTTGCCGTAATACTTTTTACAGCAAGCACGGCAATAGCACAGTTTTTAGAATCAAAAAAAAACCTACTCACAGAAACGGGTTTTTTTACAACTCACTATGATCAAAGTGAGGATAAACTGTATCTAGAGGTAGATAAGCTTGATACAGAATTTATTTTCGTACACTCATTGCGCACGGGACTTGGAAGTAATGATATAGGTTTAGATCGCGGCCAGTTAGGGGGTACTGCTATTGTGAAATTTCAGAAAGTAGGTAATAAACTACTACTCACACAGCCTAATCAAAACTATAGAGCAATCACAGATAATGAATTAGAAAAAAAATCCATTGAGGAAGCATTTGCAAGATCTGTTCTTTTTGGATTTCCTATAAAAGAGACATCTAAAGGGGTTTATCTCATTGATTTCACACCATTTTTAATGGAAGATACTCATGGAGTAGCTTCTAGACTTAAAAGACTTAAAGAAGGAAACTATAAAATAGATAAAACTAGGAGTGCCTTGTTCTTAGAACGAACTAAAAGTTTTCCAGAAAATACAGAATTTGAATCACTACTCACTTTTAAAGGAGAGGCTACAGGTAGAAATATACGTACTGTAGCTCCTGAGTCTAGTGCAATTAGTATCATACAACATTATTCTTTTGTAGCGCTTCCAGATGATAATTTTTCCCCTAGAACGTTTGACCCTAGGGCAGGTTCTATTGCCACCACCTTTCTAGATTATGCAACCCCAATACAAGATCCCATCGTAAAACGATTTGCAAATAGACATCGTTTAGAAAAATTAGACCCAGAAGCTGAACTTAGTGAAGTAGTAGCGCCTATAATTTATTATTTAGATAGAGGCACACCAGAGCCTGTAAGGTCTGCATTAATTGAAGGTGCAAGTTGGTGGAATGAGGCGTTTGAAGCGGCAGGATTTAAAAATGCTTTTCAAGTTAAAATGCTTCCTCCAGATGCAGACCCAATGGATGTACGTTATAATGTGATCCAATGGGTACACCGCAGTACCAGGGGCTGGAGCTATGGGGCAAGTGTGACTGACCCTCGTACAGGAGAGATCATTAAAGGGCATGTGAGTTTAGGGAGCCTTAGAATAAGGCAAGATTTTTTAATAGCGCAGGCATTAATGAACAAACCTTTTAAGAATGCTGATGATAATTATCAACCTATGCTTGATATGGCTCTGGCCAGAATTCGACAATTAAGTGCTCACGAGGTTGGTCATACCTTGGGTTTTGCTCATAATTTTGCCTCCAGTACGAATGGTCGTGCTAGTGTTATGGATTATCCACACCCTTCATTAAGTTGGAGTGGTGATCAGATTGATTTTTCTGATGCTTACGCTACAGGTATAGGTGTTTGGGATAAAGTGACTGTTCAATACAGTTATGGTATCCCTAAAAGAAACGTAGCTGAGGAGAAGTATCGTTCAAATATTCTCTTAAAAGCAGAAAGTGAAGGGCTCCGTTATATTACAGATAGTGATGCAAGAGCACAAGATGGAGCACACTATAAAGCTCACCTTTGGGATAACGGCTCTAACCCTGCAGAGGAACTTGATCAATTATTGAAATTAAGATCAAAAGCCATTGCTAATTTTTCTATAGAAAACATAAGGACAGGGGAGACACTGTCCACTTTAGAGGATGTTTTTGTTCCACTATATTTTTATCACAGATATCAAACTGAAGCTGCTGTAAAAATGATAGGAGGAATGAATTATAACTATACAGTTAAGGGAGATCCAAACCTAGAAGCAACAGTTATTCTTAGCAATAAAGAGCAAAGGAAAGCACTCGCCAGTGTTTTAAAAACTGTAACTTCAGAGCATCTAGCCATTCCAAAAAGTAAATTAGCACTATTTCCTCCCAGAGCTTATGGATATGGACGCACACGTGAAAGTTTTAAAAGTAATCTTGGAGTTGCTTTTGATCCCTTAGGAGCAGCCGCAACAGCTAGTGATATGACTCTTGGCTTATTACTCAATCCTCAGAGAGCCAATAGAATGGTGTATCAAAAATCAATAGATCAAAACCAAATGGGACTTAATACAATGTTATCTCAACTTGTTAAAGAAACTCTCTTTGCTAAGCAAAAAGATACCTATAAAGAGGAAATCCAGCGATCTATAAATTTTAATGTTGTAAAGCACTTAAAAAATCTAGCTATAAGCCCTATCTCAATACCACAAACAAAAGCATATGCTAGAGCACAATTGAAAACTCTAAGAGCTACACTTTCAAAATCAGTAAAAGATCCACACCATTCTTTTCTAATTGATGAGATCGATGCATTTATGAAATCCCCAGAAAAATTTAAAATTATTCCTTCTCCTAAGATTCCAGATGGATCACCCATAGGTTGTATGGAATAA
- a CDS encoding zinc-dependent metalloprotease translates to MKKQIKVGIFALAAMAFTFTSCEKESVDAMEIEEAAVEEVNSSAGRAMVTDQEVLGKITHLGLDAGVVTKGDFHLPDGSVESRIYIGDDLVVTNKQLDAIMEVDGATRQFRTNNLVTGSNRTVDIIGYTGGGFALSSKAQTALQWAVNNYNRISGSALRFNLTFGTNYGNKDMVVYDNSANNPGVSGGVAGFPSNGLPNKFVQIYGLEGLDTNTNEHVITHEIGHSIGFRHSDYYDRASCGSNQNEGTAGVGAIQLPGTPTRDFDSIMQACFGAGEDGEFSSNDVVALQAMY, encoded by the coding sequence ATGAAAAAACAAATTAAAGTTGGAATTTTTGCTTTAGCAGCAATGGCCTTTACATTCACATCTTGTGAAAAAGAATCTGTAGATGCAATGGAAATTGAGGAAGCAGCAGTAGAGGAAGTTAATTCATCTGCAGGTAGAGCAATGGTAACTGATCAAGAGGTTTTAGGTAAAATCACACACCTAGGTCTTGATGCAGGAGTTGTAACAAAAGGTGATTTTCACCTTCCAGATGGATCTGTAGAGAGTCGTATATATATTGGCGATGACTTAGTAGTTACTAATAAACAGTTAGATGCTATTATGGAAGTTGATGGAGCAACTCGTCAGTTTAGAACTAATAACCTTGTGACAGGAAGTAACCGTACAGTAGATATCATCGGTTATACTGGTGGTGGTTTTGCACTTTCTAGTAAGGCTCAAACAGCTTTGCAGTGGGCGGTAAATAACTATAACAGAATTTCTGGATCTGCATTACGTTTTAACCTTACTTTTGGAACAAACTACGGTAATAAGGACATGGTTGTATATGACAACTCAGCAAATAATCCAGGAGTTAGTGGAGGTGTGGCTGGTTTCCCATCAAACGGACTTCCTAATAAATTTGTACAGATTTACGGTCTAGAAGGACTAGATACAAACACAAATGAGCACGTAATCACTCACGAGATTGGCCACTCTATAGGTTTCCGTCACTCTGATTACTATGATCGTGCAAGTTGTGGATCTAATCAAAATGAAGGTACTGCTGGAGTTGGAGCTATCCAATTACCTGGTACTCCAACGAGAGACTTTGACTCTATCATGCAAGCTTGTTTTGGAGCTGGAGAAGATGGTGAATTTTCTTCAAATGATGTAGTAGCATTGCAAGCAATGTACTAA
- a CDS encoding LON peptidase substrate-binding domain-containing protein, whose protein sequence is MIRRILPMFPLELVVFPSEKIALHIFEKRYQQLIADCHNEAINFGIPTYINNTIEYGTEVRLIDIVKKYPSGACDIICEGLQTFKISRFYNTLHDKLYAGGDVIFLKNEDCNIDVGKSVFLELLKQFYSMLDIDTPIIQDEFTNSYTLSHKIGLTFKQEHELLKITSEAERYAYIIKHLKTTLPVLKAINRTKETIKLNGHFKNFDPLEFKDYT, encoded by the coding sequence ATGATTAGGAGAATATTACCCATGTTTCCACTTGAGCTGGTCGTTTTCCCAAGTGAGAAAATAGCACTACATATTTTTGAAAAGCGATACCAACAACTTATAGCTGATTGTCATAATGAAGCTATAAATTTTGGCATACCCACTTATATCAATAATACCATCGAATATGGAACAGAGGTCAGACTTATCGATATTGTAAAAAAATACCCTTCTGGAGCATGTGATATTATTTGTGAAGGTTTACAAACGTTTAAAATTTCCCGATTTTATAATACATTACACGATAAATTATACGCAGGAGGCGATGTTATCTTTTTAAAGAATGAAGATTGCAATATTGATGTTGGTAAAAGCGTCTTTTTAGAATTGCTAAAACAATTTTACAGCATGTTAGATATAGACACCCCTATAATTCAAGATGAATTCACAAATAGCTACACGCTATCACACAAAATAGGCCTTACTTTTAAACAAGAACATGAATTGCTCAAAATCACTTCTGAGGCAGAGCGATATGCATATATTATCAAGCACTTAAAAACTACTCTACCAGTCTTAAAAGCTATAAATCGAACAAAGGAAACCATAAAGCTTAATGGCCATTTTAAAAATTTTGATCCTTTAGAATTTAAAGATTATACTTAA